The Sulfitobacter sp. S223 genome has a window encoding:
- a CDS encoding D-lyxose/D-mannose family sugar isomerase: MKRSEINRLLEDAGEMFERHGFSLPPFAHWSPTDFVAHQSSAAHLIHSRCGWDVTDYGAGRFDEMGLVLFTLRNGVLSDLNTGRGMCYAEKLLISRQDQLSPMHTHIIKAEDIINRGGGTLVVELFGSDAKGHLDQHGGGNVMCDGIWVPFKAGEKLKLAPGESITLRPGDWHAFWADGADVLIGEVSTVNDDESDYIFHNPITRFSQIAEDAEPARLLVSDYATHFLG, from the coding sequence ATGAAGCGGTCTGAAATAAACAGGCTACTCGAAGACGCAGGCGAGATGTTTGAGCGGCACGGTTTTAGCCTACCGCCCTTTGCGCATTGGAGCCCAACCGATTTTGTCGCGCATCAAAGTAGCGCCGCGCATCTGATACATTCACGCTGCGGCTGGGATGTAACAGATTACGGTGCTGGGCGATTTGACGAAATGGGTTTGGTTCTGTTTACATTACGCAATGGTGTTTTAAGTGATCTGAATACCGGTCGTGGCATGTGCTATGCCGAGAAACTGCTGATATCGCGGCAGGACCAACTTTCTCCAATGCACACTCACATTATCAAAGCCGAAGATATCATCAATCGGGGAGGGGGTACTTTGGTGGTAGAGCTCTTTGGCTCGGATGCAAAAGGACACTTGGACCAGCACGGCGGTGGCAACGTAATGTGTGACGGCATTTGGGTTCCCTTCAAAGCAGGTGAAAAGCTGAAGCTTGCGCCGGGCGAGAGCATCACGTTGCGCCCCGGCGACTGGCATGCGTTCTGGGCTGACGGGGCAGATGTCTTGATCGGCGAAGTCAGCACCGTCAACGATGACGAGAGCGATTATATATTTCATAACCCCATTACACGCTTTTCCCAGATTGCAGAGGATGCAGAGCCAGCGCGGCTTTTGGTAAGCGACTACGCTACCCATTTTCTCGGATAG
- a CDS encoding aminopeptidase P family protein — protein MTDITNNRLARLRQRMTDTGTDLLAVGPSSHMQWLLGLNPHGDERPVMALVTADQVGVLMPQLNADAARAQCKNVPFYEWSDTEGPLDALTALLTKLDVKRPGLNVVLDETMRTDFAFLLLDQLDAPTRRFTQDTVGQLRAEKDADEHKLLRDCARLNDTAFELAFASLRTGMSENDVKTIIVDHYRAHGAEPAFCIVGFGANSAFPHHHTGPDVLRPEMAVLIDAGCRLNGYPSDMTRCAWYGDEPDPKFTQIAGVVEEAVQGALSASKLGAACSAIDMAARGVIKNAGYGEAFLHRTGHGLGIDVHEPPYITATNDQTLTVGNVFSIEPGIYLPDAFGIRLEDIVHLGPDGPEVLSGLSRRVFQIAPR, from the coding sequence ATGACGGACATCACAAACAACAGATTAGCGCGGTTGCGCCAGCGCATGACCGACACAGGCACCGATCTGCTCGCCGTTGGCCCAAGCAGTCATATGCAGTGGTTGTTGGGGCTGAACCCTCATGGCGACGAACGCCCGGTGATGGCCCTGGTGACTGCCGATCAGGTGGGTGTCCTGATGCCCCAGTTGAATGCGGATGCCGCCCGTGCCCAATGCAAAAACGTCCCGTTTTATGAGTGGAGCGATACAGAAGGGCCGCTTGATGCGCTGACCGCATTGCTGACCAAGCTTGATGTCAAACGCCCCGGCCTCAATGTCGTTCTTGACGAAACAATGCGGACTGATTTTGCGTTTTTGCTGCTGGACCAGCTTGATGCGCCAACCCGCCGGTTTACCCAAGATACAGTGGGCCAGTTGCGGGCTGAAAAGGACGCCGATGAACACAAGCTGCTGCGCGACTGCGCCCGGCTGAATGACACCGCGTTCGAGCTGGCGTTTGCATCGTTGCGCACGGGCATGTCGGAAAATGACGTTAAAACCATCATCGTCGACCACTACCGCGCCCACGGGGCTGAGCCTGCGTTCTGTATCGTGGGTTTTGGAGCAAACAGCGCCTTTCCGCATCACCATACAGGGCCAGATGTGTTGCGTCCCGAAATGGCCGTGCTGATCGACGCCGGATGTCGGTTGAACGGCTATCCGTCCGATATGACGCGCTGCGCGTGGTACGGAGATGAGCCTGATCCCAAGTTTACACAGATCGCGGGAGTTGTTGAAGAAGCGGTGCAGGGGGCCTTGTCTGCGTCCAAACTCGGTGCCGCGTGCAGTGCGATTGATATGGCCGCACGTGGCGTGATCAAGAACGCAGGCTATGGCGAGGCGTTTCTACACCGGACGGGGCATGGCCTAGGCATTGATGTGCACGAACCGCCCTATATCACAGCGACCAATGATCAGACCCTGACAGTAGGAAACGTCTTTTCGATTGAACCGGGAATTTATCTGCCCGACGCATTCGGGATCAGGCTTGAGGACATCGTGCATCTTGGACCTGACGGGCCAGAAGTTCTGTCTGGCTTGTCGCGGCGAGTGTTTCAGATCGCACCCCGGTAA
- a CDS encoding zinc-binding dehydrogenase — translation MSTTGKQLFTTLESNGTLTVAIEDVSFPDPTGNQVLVKMEAAPINPSDLAILAGAADLENAEYSPGKYVAKMPEPFNAGSKARHGLKLPAGNEGAGTVVAAGEGDKAKALIGQRVACVPGNAYSQYCIADAAMCLPLGDYSAEDGASGFVNPMTALGFVENAKTDGQNAILHTVGASNLGQMLTRICNDDGIGLVNIVRKEDQVALLNELGSTHVVNSSDDDFMKQLRSAIDDTDAFYGFDPIGGGKSVDSVFKAMEQVAVTKMSEYSRYGSNQQKRMFIYGRLDTGATVLSPSYGFGWTLSGWLLFPFLQSAGTETVGRMRKRVLENLTTTFASHYKKRVDLEEMLTKEAVTDYRAMKTGEKYLVTPWK, via the coding sequence ATGAGCACTACCGGCAAGCAGCTATTCACGACGTTAGAAAGCAATGGCACGCTCACCGTCGCGATTGAGGATGTAAGCTTTCCCGATCCTACCGGCAATCAGGTCCTTGTGAAAATGGAGGCGGCACCGATCAATCCGTCAGATCTGGCCATTCTTGCCGGTGCGGCCGATCTGGAGAACGCTGAGTATTCGCCTGGGAAATATGTCGCCAAGATGCCCGAGCCTTTCAATGCGGGGTCCAAAGCGCGGCACGGGCTTAAACTTCCCGCCGGTAATGAAGGCGCGGGCACCGTGGTTGCTGCGGGTGAGGGTGATAAGGCAAAGGCGCTGATTGGGCAGCGCGTCGCCTGTGTGCCGGGCAATGCCTACAGCCAGTATTGTATCGCCGACGCCGCCATGTGCCTGCCGCTGGGCGATTATTCGGCCGAGGATGGCGCGAGCGGTTTTGTCAATCCGATGACCGCGCTGGGGTTTGTTGAAAATGCTAAGACTGACGGGCAGAATGCGATCCTGCACACGGTAGGGGCCTCCAACCTTGGCCAGATGCTGACCCGCATCTGTAACGACGATGGCATTGGGCTGGTCAATATTGTGCGGAAGGAGGACCAAGTTGCATTGCTCAACGAGCTTGGCTCGACCCATGTTGTCAATTCGTCGGATGATGACTTCATGAAGCAGCTGCGGAGCGCCATCGACGATACCGATGCCTTCTACGGTTTCGATCCGATCGGTGGTGGCAAGTCCGTCGACAGCGTTTTCAAGGCGATGGAGCAGGTCGCGGTGACCAAGATGTCTGAGTATTCGCGCTACGGCTCCAACCAGCAAAAGCGTATGTTTATCTACGGACGTCTGGACACGGGTGCGACGGTACTTTCACCAAGCTACGGCTTTGGCTGGACTCTGTCTGGCTGGCTCCTGTTCCCTTTCCTTCAGTCTGCCGGAACGGAAACCGTGGGGCGGATGCGTAAACGCGTGCTCGAGAATCTGACAACGACCTTTGCCAGCCACTACAAGAAACGGGTCGATCTCGAAGAAATGCTAACCAAGGAAGCTGTGACTGATTATCGCGCAATGAAGACGGGCGAAAAGTACCTCGTCACACCGTGGAAATAG
- a CDS encoding ABC transporter permease, whose translation MSTGDNYEAAASKGATDVVRFDETSEGFVKKIHHALHVTPALVPLIVLVASIIVFGLLLGSRFFSPFALTLILQQVQIVGIVAAAQSLVILTAGIDLSVGAIAVISSVVMGQFTFRYGLPPEVAVACGLAFGTVIGAINGWLVAVMKLPPFIVTLGMWQIVLAANFLYSANETIRSQEIAAEAPLLQLLGTKFNVGGAIFTLGVVFLLALVVLLAYVLKHTAWGRHVYAVGDDPDAAELSGVNVRKTIISVYAIAGLICAFAGWALIGRIGSVSPTSGQLLNIESITAVVIGGISLFGGRGSILGTFFGALIVGVFTLGLRLAGADAQWTYLLIGVLIIAAVAVDQWIRKVAA comes from the coding sequence ATGTCCACAGGAGATAATTACGAGGCCGCGGCCTCGAAAGGCGCGACAGATGTCGTGCGTTTCGATGAAACATCTGAAGGGTTTGTCAAAAAGATCCACCACGCCCTGCATGTGACACCGGCCCTTGTGCCACTGATCGTCCTTGTGGCGTCCATCATCGTTTTCGGCTTATTGTTGGGGTCGCGGTTCTTCTCCCCCTTCGCTCTGACTCTGATCCTGCAGCAAGTGCAGATCGTCGGAATTGTTGCCGCAGCGCAAAGCCTCGTGATCCTGACCGCCGGCATTGATCTAAGCGTCGGTGCCATCGCCGTTATCTCCTCGGTGGTCATGGGACAGTTCACCTTCCGCTACGGTCTGCCCCCCGAAGTCGCCGTCGCTTGCGGCCTTGCCTTCGGTACAGTGATCGGGGCGATCAATGGCTGGCTCGTCGCCGTGATGAAGCTGCCGCCGTTTATCGTCACACTCGGCATGTGGCAGATCGTTCTCGCGGCCAACTTCCTGTACTCCGCAAACGAAACGATCCGAAGCCAAGAGATCGCCGCCGAAGCGCCACTGCTCCAGCTTCTGGGTACAAAATTCAACGTAGGCGGCGCGATCTTCACACTCGGCGTGGTGTTTCTTTTGGCGCTGGTGGTCCTGCTCGCCTATGTGCTTAAGCACACCGCGTGGGGCAGACATGTCTATGCCGTAGGCGACGATCCCGACGCAGCCGAATTGTCCGGCGTCAATGTGAGGAAAACGATCATTTCGGTGTACGCCATTGCGGGCCTGATCTGCGCATTTGCGGGATGGGCCTTGATCGGACGGATCGGTTCGGTCTCTCCCACCTCCGGCCAGCTGCTTAATATCGAGAGCATCACGGCGGTAGTGATCGGCGGTATATCCCTATTCGGGGGACGCGGCTCGATCCTCGGGACATTCTTCGGTGCATTGATCGTCGGGGTCTTTACGCTGGGGCTTCGTTTAGCAGGCGCTGACGCACAATGGACGTATCTTTTGATCGGCGTGCTGATCATTGCCGCGGTCGCGGTCGACCAATGGATTAGAAAGGTAGCAGCCTGA
- a CDS encoding plasmid recombination protein, whose translation MSYQFIHIETYSEAAKKVSGTDGHFNSAAQVLGEALREPEYSKHVEEPGSVYKVGGTMSVRQLQEKRSDILDGLRETVTRKDGTTYTRKLRNDAATLYTEIHSYPLPAADLLSDKKTHGSEVREWINHALADFTDRMPDDIDWSAVMHLDEGFVHFHIIAINTHDPKLDANKIHAGKVAATALRDELGTPTAIPSLPKPALEKRPNKPKQPRPSKNRETQKKNKLKREAQLIAWEKACQKVAARNADLMAQWEAENGEHLQVARKTRGPIPEKEAYSAALKQLQDRYYEKVGKPCGLLRDGPRKQRLSTQQHAAQKAAAKDMKNSLKEVKSSLAQAEDNADHALDIKERYLQKEAELDAGIAAMDELVTQIASGDAEVIEGDITMRDMPSFIERLFGPKPSKTKIGNLFKKLINLIGRVSESEQRGPDQSPKP comes from the coding sequence GTGTCATACCAGTTCATACATATCGAAACGTATTCAGAAGCCGCCAAAAAGGTGAGCGGCACAGACGGGCATTTCAATTCCGCCGCGCAGGTTTTGGGAGAAGCGTTACGCGAGCCGGAATATTCTAAACATGTGGAAGAGCCCGGCTCGGTGTATAAAGTCGGTGGCACCATGTCTGTCCGGCAACTTCAGGAAAAGCGCAGTGATATTCTGGATGGCCTGCGCGAAACCGTCACCCGCAAAGATGGCACGACATACACACGCAAACTGCGCAATGATGCCGCGACGCTGTATACAGAAATCCATTCGTACCCCCTGCCCGCTGCCGACCTTCTGTCAGACAAGAAAACGCATGGCTCCGAGGTAAGAGAATGGATCAACCATGCGCTGGCTGATTTTACGGATCGCATGCCAGATGACATTGATTGGTCTGCTGTGATGCATTTGGATGAGGGCTTTGTCCATTTCCACATCATTGCCATCAATACACACGACCCCAAGCTCGACGCGAATAAAATCCATGCTGGTAAGGTGGCAGCAACAGCGTTGCGTGATGAGCTGGGTACCCCAACGGCCATCCCATCACTCCCCAAGCCCGCATTAGAAAAGCGCCCCAACAAGCCTAAACAACCCCGACCCTCCAAGAACCGCGAGACCCAGAAGAAGAACAAGCTTAAACGGGAAGCGCAATTAATAGCATGGGAGAAAGCATGCCAAAAGGTTGCAGCACGCAACGCTGACCTGATGGCGCAATGGGAGGCCGAGAACGGTGAGCACCTCCAAGTCGCACGCAAAACGCGTGGTCCGATCCCAGAAAAGGAAGCCTACTCTGCCGCGTTAAAACAGCTCCAGGACCGATATTACGAGAAGGTCGGCAAGCCCTGTGGCCTGTTGCGCGATGGTCCACGTAAGCAACGCCTGTCCACTCAACAACACGCAGCGCAAAAAGCTGCAGCCAAGGATATGAAAAACAGCCTGAAGGAGGTCAAAAGTAGCTTGGCGCAAGCCGAGGACAATGCTGATCACGCGTTAGACATAAAAGAACGCTATTTGCAAAAAGAAGCCGAACTGGACGCTGGCATCGCCGCAATGGATGAACTGGTGACCCAGATCGCGTCGGGAGACGCAGAAGTAATTGAGGGCGACATTACGATGAGAGACATGCCCTCATTCATTGAACGCCTGTTTGGACCCAAGCCATCCAAGACCAAAATCGGTAACTTGTTTAAGAAACTGATCAATCTCATCGGGCGCGTGAGCGAAAGCGAACAACGCGGGCCAGACCAGTCACCAAAGCCATGA
- a CDS encoding ROK family transcriptional regulator, which yields MNQINAIGAGDRPQHAPHLNPNERAILSLLQRNGAMPGSDLARQTGLSAQTISVILRKLKSSGLTQQGKPVRGKVGKPSVPITLNPFGALSVGCKLGRRSCDLIVMDFCGKTLFERNLTYDIAIPQTVFTFLEESYADAREEIGTKASERLCGFGIAAPFEIWKWGASDGNTPEEFLSWKDLSFEREIARFTDLPVFMLNDATSACWAEQLYGGGRQFNDYAYFFVSTFIGGGIVLNQSVYEGTRGNAGAFGPLRVGDRAGRTQQLLDVASVHVLETALAKAGKDYRDLWKQPQDWSGFEDEVKDWIDGAAHAIAQACMSACAVIDFEAVIIDGALPRDVRNRLVEVVRAKLLKEDSRGLLIPDVAEGVIGGGARALGAACDPIYNQFFTTA from the coding sequence ATGAACCAGATAAACGCCATAGGCGCGGGGGATCGCCCACAACATGCACCGCATCTCAACCCGAACGAGCGCGCTATTCTCTCCCTTTTGCAACGCAACGGTGCGATGCCAGGCAGCGATCTGGCGCGGCAGACCGGCCTGTCCGCCCAGACGATTTCGGTCATACTGCGAAAGCTGAAAAGCAGCGGTTTGACGCAACAAGGCAAGCCGGTGCGCGGGAAAGTCGGCAAACCGTCGGTTCCTATCACGCTTAATCCTTTTGGGGCGCTCTCTGTCGGATGTAAGCTGGGCCGCCGTAGCTGTGATCTGATCGTAATGGATTTTTGCGGCAAGACGCTGTTCGAGCGCAACCTAACCTATGATATCGCGATTCCACAGACCGTCTTCACCTTTCTCGAAGAAAGCTATGCGGACGCTCGTGAAGAAATCGGCACCAAAGCTTCGGAACGGCTATGCGGTTTTGGCATCGCAGCACCTTTTGAAATCTGGAAATGGGGGGCCTCGGACGGCAATACGCCCGAAGAGTTCCTCTCTTGGAAGGATTTGTCATTCGAGCGTGAGATTGCGCGGTTCACCGATCTGCCGGTCTTCATGCTGAACGACGCGACAAGTGCGTGCTGGGCCGAACAGCTTTATGGCGGGGGACGGCAATTCAATGATTATGCCTATTTCTTCGTCTCGACCTTTATCGGAGGCGGTATCGTCCTGAACCAGTCCGTGTACGAAGGCACCAGAGGAAATGCCGGGGCGTTCGGACCGCTACGGGTCGGGGACCGCGCCGGCCGAACGCAACAACTGCTCGACGTGGCATCTGTTCATGTTCTTGAAACCGCTCTTGCCAAAGCAGGAAAGGATTACCGCGACCTTTGGAAACAGCCGCAGGACTGGTCAGGTTTTGAGGATGAGGTCAAAGACTGGATCGACGGGGCAGCACACGCGATCGCACAAGCCTGCATGTCAGCCTGCGCTGTCATCGACTTTGAAGCTGTAATTATTGATGGCGCGCTTCCGAGAGATGTGCGTAACAGGCTGGTTGAAGTCGTGCGGGCAAAGCTTTTGAAGGAAGACAGCCGCGGATTGCTCATACCAGACGTAGCCGAGGGCGTCATCGGCGGCGGAGCGCGCGCGCTTGGCGCTGCCTGCGATCCGATCTACAATCAGTTTTTCACAACAGCTTAA
- a CDS encoding helix-turn-helix domain-containing protein — MTKGATIEPAKLGQLIRKCRQQRKLTLKELCDKAGMSVGYLSQVERGNATPSLGTLAQISHALDLGLDYFVARPKPGDAVSYAAKRPKFSISESGVTYEALSSEFPGHELSAYIMNCPPGFVSETFQHEGEEFIYILSGSIEKTLDGEAFTLREGDSLHYNGMTPHAWKTLGDSPARMMWTGTLVVLQGPAKNWLPGQDG; from the coding sequence ATGACCAAGGGTGCGACCATTGAACCGGCCAAGCTGGGTCAGCTGATCCGCAAATGCCGGCAGCAGCGCAAGCTGACGCTTAAGGAATTATGCGACAAGGCAGGCATGTCAGTGGGATATCTATCGCAGGTTGAGCGCGGCAATGCGACGCCGTCACTGGGCACGCTCGCGCAGATTTCACATGCGTTGGATTTGGGGCTTGATTACTTCGTTGCTCGCCCGAAACCGGGTGATGCGGTGTCGTATGCGGCTAAAAGGCCGAAGTTTTCAATCTCGGAGTCCGGCGTAACTTATGAGGCGCTCAGTTCCGAATTTCCGGGCCATGAATTGTCTGCCTACATCATGAACTGCCCCCCCGGGTTTGTGTCCGAGACATTCCAGCACGAGGGTGAGGAGTTCATCTATATCCTTAGCGGCTCTATCGAGAAAACGCTGGATGGAGAGGCCTTTACCCTGCGCGAAGGTGATAGTCTTCATTACAACGGCATGACACCGCACGCGTGGAAAACGCTAGGCGATTCTCCGGCACGCATGATGTGGACGGGCACGTTGGTGGTGCTGCAAGGTCCCGCGAAAAATTGGCTGCCCGGCCAAGACGGCTAA
- a CDS encoding ATP-binding cassette domain-containing protein: MEPMLKARGLVKRYGKVTALDHCDFDLMPGEIVAIIGDNGAGKSSLIKAISGAVTPDAGTVTLEGKEIQFRSPIDARNAGIETVYQTLAMSPALSIADNMFMGRELRKPGFRGSVLRQLDRKRMEDVAREKLSELGLMTIQNINQAVETLSGGQRQGVAVARAAAFGSKVIILDEPTAALGVKESRKVLELILEVKSRGIPIILISHNMPHVFEVADRIHVHRLGKRLCLIDPKDHSMSDAVAYMTGAAVPEAA; this comes from the coding sequence ATGGAACCGATGTTGAAAGCCCGTGGACTGGTCAAACGCTACGGCAAGGTTACCGCACTCGATCATTGTGACTTCGATCTAATGCCAGGTGAGATTGTTGCTATAATCGGCGACAACGGTGCGGGCAAAAGCTCGTTGATCAAGGCGATTTCCGGTGCCGTCACGCCCGATGCGGGGACAGTGACGCTGGAAGGTAAGGAGATTCAGTTCCGCTCTCCGATCGACGCGCGAAACGCTGGCATCGAAACGGTTTACCAAACACTTGCCATGTCGCCCGCACTGTCCATTGCAGACAACATGTTCATGGGGCGAGAACTGCGCAAACCCGGGTTTCGGGGATCGGTCCTGCGCCAGCTTGACCGCAAGCGAATGGAAGACGTCGCCCGCGAAAAGCTGTCCGAACTTGGCCTGATGACGATCCAAAATATCAATCAGGCCGTAGAAACACTCTCAGGCGGCCAGCGCCAGGGCGTGGCCGTCGCACGGGCGGCGGCTTTTGGCTCCAAGGTCATTATTCTTGATGAACCGACAGCCGCCCTCGGGGTGAAGGAAAGCCGCAAGGTTCTGGAGCTCATCCTCGAAGTCAAAAGCCGCGGTATTCCGATCATCCTGATCAGTCACAACATGCCGCACGTCTTTGAAGTAGCAGACCGCATCCACGTTCACCGCCTTGGCAAGCGGCTTTGCCTGATTGACCCGAAAGATCATTCGATGTCAGACGCTGTGGCCTATATGACAGGTGCCGCCGTGCCAGAGGCGGCATAG
- a CDS encoding carbohydrate kinase has product MILCCGEALIDMIPAPTMTGSRGFVPHTGGAIFNTAIALGRLGIATGMLTGLSTDMFGQQLASALNASLVNTSHIMTSNRRTTLAFVHLVEGQATYTFFDENSAGRMLKPEDMPNLDADVSALYLGGISLACEPGADAYVALLKKEAPRRPVMIDPNIRPGFIDDVAAYRSRLTTAMALADIIKVSDDDLEWLFPEPSTLKSKASAVLEMGPAVVIVTCGAEGAIGYLRTGTEVHVSATRAEVVDTVGAGDTFNAGVLADLYGTGNLTKAGILNMSADTLQRAIRFGVKVAGITVSRAGANPPWSSEVD; this is encoded by the coding sequence ATGATTTTATGCTGCGGTGAAGCTTTGATCGACATGATCCCCGCCCCAACCATGACGGGGTCGCGGGGGTTTGTTCCGCACACGGGTGGCGCCATATTCAACACTGCAATCGCATTGGGTCGGCTCGGGATTGCGACCGGAATGCTGACCGGCCTGTCGACAGATATGTTTGGCCAGCAACTTGCCTCAGCGCTGAATGCCAGCTTGGTCAATACGTCCCACATTATGACGTCCAATCGGCGGACAACATTGGCCTTTGTGCATCTTGTAGAAGGGCAGGCCACCTACACCTTCTTCGACGAGAACTCTGCGGGGCGAATGTTGAAACCAGAAGACATGCCAAATCTTGATGCAGACGTTTCAGCACTTTATCTTGGCGGAATAAGCTTGGCTTGCGAACCGGGTGCTGATGCTTATGTCGCGCTTCTTAAAAAAGAAGCCCCCCGCCGCCCGGTCATGATCGATCCGAATATACGGCCAGGATTTATCGATGATGTTGCAGCTTATCGGTCGCGCCTTACGACCGCCATGGCCCTTGCGGACATCATCAAGGTCTCTGATGATGACCTCGAATGGTTGTTTCCAGAACCTTCAACGTTGAAAAGCAAAGCCAGCGCCGTGCTTGAAATGGGACCTGCTGTGGTGATCGTTACGTGCGGCGCAGAGGGTGCGATCGGCTATCTCAGGACAGGAACTGAAGTTCATGTATCTGCAACCCGCGCGGAGGTTGTGGACACTGTAGGTGCGGGTGATACCTTCAACGCGGGTGTTCTTGCAGACCTTTACGGGACCGGAAATCTGACTAAAGCAGGTATTTTGAACATGTCGGCCGACACGCTGCAGCGCGCGATCAGGTTTGGCGTGAAAGTAGCGGGGATAACGGTATCCCGCGCGGGAGCAAATCCACCTTGGAGTAGTGAAGTCGACTGA
- a CDS encoding nucleoside triphosphate hydrolase encodes MVQPKDLFEMIKAAPLNGRRRLVALVGPPASGKSTLAQALAEIDQHTQVVPMDGFHLDNSVLSDRGVLHRKGAPETFDVAGFLHLVERLRTEDAVIFPVFDRSRDLSIAGVGVILPSTETVIVEGNYLMLDRPHWRDLARLWDFSVRIDVPFQVLRQRLLQRWLDHDYSQAEAAEKARSNDLPNAKLVHETSLQCDVVIAGDQITIASSPAPSTTKNSE; translated from the coding sequence GTGGTCCAGCCCAAAGATCTATTCGAGATGATCAAAGCCGCGCCGTTAAACGGAAGGCGGCGCTTGGTCGCCTTAGTCGGCCCGCCCGCAAGCGGGAAATCAACGCTGGCACAGGCTCTTGCCGAGATCGACCAGCACACACAGGTCGTCCCGATGGATGGTTTTCATCTGGACAACTCCGTTCTGTCCGATCGCGGCGTGCTGCACCGCAAAGGTGCGCCTGAAACCTTTGATGTTGCTGGTTTTTTGCACCTGGTAGAGAGGCTCAGAACAGAGGATGCCGTCATTTTTCCCGTCTTCGACCGATCCCGTGATCTATCCATTGCAGGTGTGGGGGTGATATTGCCCAGCACCGAGACTGTGATTGTTGAAGGCAATTATTTAATGCTGGACCGACCCCACTGGCGGGATCTTGCCCGCCTGTGGGATTTTTCCGTCAGGATCGATGTCCCGTTTCAAGTCTTGCGGCAGCGCTTGCTGCAACGGTGGCTGGATCACGACTACAGTCAGGCGGAAGCAGCAGAAAAAGCGCGCAGCAACGATCTACCAAATGCCAAATTAGTGCATGAAACCAGCCTGCAATGTGATGTTGTCATCGCTGGTGATCAGATCACAATCGCATCGTCTCCTGCACCATCGACCACGAAGAACAGCGAATGA
- a CDS encoding sugar ABC transporter substrate-binding protein gives MKKLIAGTALGLIAMAGTASADAHSVSACLITKTDTNPFFVKMREGAQAKAEELGMELNTYAGKIDGDHETQVAAIETCIANGAKGILLTPSDTSSIVPAVQQARDAGILVIALDTPLDPIDAADMTFATDNFLAGELIGQWAAAALGDEAANAKIAMLDLAVSQPTVGVLRDQGFLQGFGIDLGDASKWGDETDPRIVGNDVTAGNEEGGRKAMENLLAQDQGINVVYTINEPAAAGAYEALKDIGRENDVLIVSVDGGCPGVQNIEDGVIGATSQQYPLLMASKGIEAIAAFAKDGTKPQATEGKDFFDTGVALVTDKAVDGVESISVAEGKELCWG, from the coding sequence ATGAAGAAACTTATCGCAGGGACCGCACTTGGTCTGATCGCAATGGCAGGTACGGCATCGGCAGATGCGCATTCTGTATCGGCATGCTTGATTACGAAAACCGACACCAACCCCTTCTTTGTCAAGATGCGCGAAGGGGCTCAGGCCAAGGCAGAAGAGCTTGGGATGGAGCTGAACACATATGCTGGCAAAATTGACGGTGACCACGAGACACAGGTGGCCGCGATTGAAACGTGCATCGCCAATGGCGCGAAAGGCATCCTTTTGACGCCATCCGACACCTCCTCGATCGTACCCGCCGTGCAGCAGGCCCGCGATGCAGGTATCCTTGTGATTGCACTTGATACACCGCTTGATCCAATTGACGCCGCCGACATGACCTTTGCAACCGACAACTTCCTTGCGGGTGAGCTGATTGGTCAATGGGCTGCCGCAGCTTTGGGCGATGAAGCCGCGAACGCGAAAATTGCTATGCTTGACCTTGCCGTCAGCCAGCCGACCGTTGGCGTTCTGCGCGATCAGGGTTTCTTGCAAGGCTTCGGCATCGACCTTGGCGATGCAAGCAAATGGGGCGACGAGACCGACCCTCGCATTGTGGGCAACGACGTAACAGCCGGTAACGAAGAAGGTGGCCGTAAGGCGATGGAAAACCTTCTGGCACAGGATCAGGGCATAAACGTCGTTTACACGATCAACGAACCTGCCGCAGCGGGTGCCTATGAAGCGCTGAAAGACATCGGTCGTGAGAACGATGTGCTGATCGTTTCCGTCGATGGCGGTTGCCCCGGCGTCCAGAACATTGAGGATGGCGTGATCGGTGCCACATCGCAGCAGTATCCGCTGTTGATGGCATCCAAAGGGATCGAGGCGATTGCCGCGTTTGCCAAAGACGGCACGAAGCCTCAGGCAACCGAAGGCAAGGATTTCTTTGACACCGGCGTGGCGCTTGTGACCGACAAAGCAGTCGACGGTGTAGAGAGCATCAGCGTCGCTGAAGGTAAGGAGCTGTGCTGGGGTTAA